One stretch of Cedecea neteri DNA includes these proteins:
- a CDS encoding glycosyltransferase family 9 protein, protein MNSSLLNFAGSLLQDEKTLVASYDLESLCPTQRNALQLQALHQPGIYNYALQPFSLDYRNVKRLCIINGMGVTLGDSLIGIAALQAIKAINPKLHLTVLRPHTCQAYVEEIYRLAGNVIDELRYMPVELAALEGFDAVIDAGNQLFREDFATLEMHDFFLRHLGIAPESVADDIKTNRWLRDEMPKQSPPLEGRYVLFNHRASTPLRNIPDAVLVEFVEHLFKRHGIPVAGFGEIDHPQFIDLSSRSRNTADFIAIIRHASKVYTCDSSALHIAAAFGVPTMGYFNAIKPALRAACYPLCESVDMGTESSALLHQSDDNTLLSVIEENYRRYLNLLP, encoded by the coding sequence ATGAACTCATCGCTTCTGAATTTTGCTGGCAGTTTGCTTCAGGACGAGAAAACGCTCGTCGCCTCCTACGATCTTGAGTCCTTGTGCCCTACTCAGCGGAACGCTCTGCAACTGCAGGCGCTGCATCAGCCGGGAATTTATAACTACGCCTTGCAGCCCTTTTCTCTCGACTACCGTAACGTTAAGCGGCTTTGTATTATCAATGGCATGGGCGTCACGCTGGGCGATTCACTGATTGGCATTGCGGCGTTGCAGGCTATTAAGGCCATCAACCCAAAACTTCACCTGACGGTGCTGCGCCCTCACACCTGCCAGGCCTATGTGGAAGAGATTTATCGGCTGGCGGGTAACGTCATCGATGAACTGCGCTATATGCCTGTGGAGCTTGCTGCGCTTGAGGGATTTGATGCGGTGATTGATGCCGGGAACCAGCTCTTCAGGGAGGATTTCGCCACTCTGGAAATGCATGACTTTTTCCTGCGCCACCTTGGCATTGCCCCTGAATCCGTTGCCGATGATATTAAAACAAACCGCTGGCTTCGGGACGAAATGCCGAAGCAATCCCCTCCTCTGGAAGGCCGTTACGTACTGTTTAATCACCGCGCCAGCACCCCACTTCGCAACATCCCGGATGCCGTACTGGTAGAATTTGTCGAGCATCTCTTTAAGCGACACGGTATACCGGTTGCAGGATTCGGCGAGATAGACCACCCGCAGTTTATCGATTTGTCTTCACGTTCAAGAAATACCGCAGACTTTATTGCCATTATCCGGCATGCCAGCAAAGTCTATACCTGCGACTCATCGGCTCTGCACATTGCCGCCGCGTTTGGAGTACCCACGATGGGATACTTTAATGCCATCAAACCTGCGCTGCGGGCGGCCTGTTACCCATTATGTGAAAGTGTGGATATGGGTACGGAGAGTTCAGCCCTGCTTCATCAGAGCGACGATAACACCCTGCTGAGCGTTATTGAGGAGAATTATCGCCGCTATCTTAACCTTTTGCCCTGA
- a CDS encoding DUF1345 domain-containing protein has protein sequence MSFSLRTHLFARLRLLISVAAGIVCYYVLPAQLGTLQRLLISWNVLAWLYLTFIWFRMLRTDVSEIQRIARIQDQSAALVLSMVIFACMASIVAILSELPSLRSLSGTPLVLHIVLTAITLLASWTLLPSSFAMHYAHHHYLHRSKDVTPMIFPEKPKDPGYWDFLYFSFTIAVASQTADVATGTTGMRKITLLQSVISFLFNLAILGLSVNVGAGLLS, from the coding sequence ATGAGCTTTTCGCTAAGGACTCACCTCTTCGCCCGTCTGCGATTATTGATTTCGGTTGCTGCCGGGATCGTTTGTTATTACGTTCTGCCGGCCCAGCTCGGCACGCTTCAGCGACTGTTAATCAGCTGGAATGTCCTGGCCTGGCTCTACCTGACGTTTATCTGGTTTCGCATGCTGCGCACTGATGTGAGCGAGATTCAGCGAATTGCCAGAATACAGGACCAAAGCGCGGCGCTGGTATTAAGCATGGTTATCTTTGCCTGTATGGCCAGCATTGTGGCTATCCTGAGCGAGCTGCCGTCGTTACGTTCACTTTCTGGCACTCCACTCGTGTTGCACATTGTTCTGACCGCAATCACGCTGCTGGCGTCCTGGACATTACTGCCCAGTTCGTTTGCCATGCATTACGCCCATCATCATTATCTGCACCGCAGCAAAGACGTCACGCCGATGATCTTCCCTGAAAAACCAAAAGATCCCGGATATTGGGATTTTCTTTATTTTTCATTCACCATCGCCGTTGCGTCACAGACTGCCGACGTGGCGACGGGAACCACCGGGATGCGCAAAATTACGCTTTTGCAGTCGGTTATCTCGTTTCTCTTCAACCTGGCGATACTGGGATTATCCGTTAACGTGGGTGCCGGACTGCTGAGTTAA
- a CDS encoding LysR family transcriptional regulator translates to MNEPDLNLLLALDTFLAEGSVAGAARRLGLSSSAMSRTLSRLRAATGDPLLVRAGRNMVLTPYAEAIRDRARNAALEARALLSPSTAELSLSTLECVFIIRANDGFIEAFAPSLIAAAAAQAPGVQLCFTSKPEKGPRHLREGLVDLEIGVVGEMGPEIRLQALFRDRFVGVVRAGHPLAGIPEVTVEQYLSYGHVVASRRIRSTPGPVDDALAKRGLTRKIAAVVPGFPASLKVAQASDLIALVPSSFLLNQSVSEVEGDNARLAMFELPVDTRTITVSQMWHPRSEADLAHRWLRHLILDVCRTLVP, encoded by the coding sequence ATGAACGAACCCGATCTGAATTTGCTGCTTGCGCTGGATACCTTTCTGGCTGAGGGCAGCGTGGCCGGCGCTGCCCGGCGCCTGGGGTTAAGCTCATCGGCGATGAGCCGTACGCTCAGCCGCCTGCGGGCTGCAACCGGCGATCCTCTTCTGGTCAGAGCGGGAAGAAATATGGTGCTGACGCCCTATGCCGAAGCGATTCGTGACCGGGCGAGAAACGCCGCGCTTGAGGCTCGCGCCTTACTGAGCCCCTCCACGGCAGAGCTGTCCCTTTCCACGCTGGAGTGCGTGTTTATTATCAGAGCCAATGACGGCTTTATCGAGGCATTTGCACCGTCGCTGATCGCCGCTGCCGCAGCACAAGCGCCGGGAGTTCAGCTGTGTTTTACTTCGAAGCCAGAAAAAGGGCCCCGGCATCTGCGCGAAGGCCTGGTCGACCTTGAAATCGGCGTTGTGGGTGAAATGGGCCCGGAAATACGGCTGCAGGCGTTGTTTCGCGATCGTTTTGTCGGCGTGGTTCGGGCCGGTCATCCTCTTGCCGGGATACCGGAAGTCACCGTAGAACAGTATCTTTCGTATGGGCATGTGGTTGCTTCCCGTCGCATACGCTCAACGCCCGGGCCCGTAGATGATGCGCTGGCTAAAAGGGGACTGACGCGAAAAATTGCCGCCGTAGTGCCGGGGTTTCCGGCGTCGTTAAAGGTGGCGCAGGCGTCCGATCTGATTGCCCTGGTGCCATCTTCTTTCTTGCTTAATCAATCTGTTAGTGAGGTTGAGGGAGACAATGCCAGGCTGGCAATGTTCGAGCTGCCGGTGGATACGAGAACCATCACCGTTTCTCAAATGTGGCACCCGCGCTCAGAAGCTGACCTCGCACACCGCTGGCTGCGGCACCTTATACTGGACGTATGCCGCACCCTGGTGCCTTAG
- the dgcJ gene encoding diguanylate cyclase DgcJ — protein MSLLKYINTIILIVILTTLIFAGFVFREYRDLKSYMGYIAENGKSALFHEEYINQNTAFRLSRAFSSAPSGITTAANKDIDICKYAESLNGVYGLNLAGQKLATLKGTLQTRNPSCASWKNDAASLIVGQENAANAVSKYSFSNYSGYVFNNIRYYIDLKNSYIYINKIVDSKHYTFNNWLVSENGRIDIDRSAKTINIDGSALTDLRQGESIVSHIYKDGYTHKNIISMITPVFQREEIKGIFITDINIDDLATSFYTAERPLLWRFLSLYVTDNVTGAKISFHHPVLKSFTPISYAEKITGYYTLHIQLDGIYFLISILWLVALYLFGTWLLCRYAKKQLDRNRSLSHDNMTDAMTGLYNRKVLTSSLEQKIHALLSNNIAVTVISIDSDGLKKINDTLGHHMGDRAIQYLGRALAQSIRKSDYGIRLGGDEFSLILIDYSLTKSNEVITRIHDYLLTIDEDKLVGFSYGSYQMAAGDTLETALLKADELLYQHKRNKYGEKGSSR, from the coding sequence TTGTCGCTGCTAAAATACATCAACACCATTATCCTGATCGTTATTCTGACAACGTTAATTTTTGCCGGGTTTGTATTTCGGGAATACCGGGATCTGAAAAGCTACATGGGGTACATTGCAGAAAACGGAAAATCCGCGCTGTTTCATGAAGAGTATATTAACCAGAACACGGCTTTCCGGCTGTCTCGTGCTTTCTCCTCTGCGCCGTCAGGGATAACAACCGCTGCGAATAAAGATATTGATATTTGTAAATATGCCGAATCATTAAATGGTGTTTATGGTTTAAATCTCGCTGGCCAAAAATTAGCGACACTTAAGGGAACGTTGCAAACTCGCAATCCATCCTGCGCCAGCTGGAAGAACGATGCGGCGTCGCTGATCGTTGGGCAAGAAAACGCCGCCAATGCCGTGTCTAAATACAGTTTTTCCAACTACAGTGGCTATGTTTTTAACAATATCCGCTACTATATAGATCTGAAAAATAGCTATATTTATATCAATAAGATCGTCGACAGCAAGCATTATACCTTTAATAACTGGCTGGTGAGTGAAAATGGCCGTATAGATATCGACCGTAGCGCGAAGACCATTAATATTGACGGCTCCGCGTTAACCGATCTGCGCCAGGGAGAAAGCATTGTCTCCCATATTTATAAAGATGGGTATACCCACAAAAATATTATCAGCATGATTACGCCGGTATTTCAACGCGAGGAAATAAAAGGGATATTCATTACCGATATTAATATCGACGATCTCGCAACGTCCTTTTATACGGCGGAAAGGCCGCTGTTATGGCGTTTTCTTTCCCTTTACGTTACGGACAATGTTACCGGCGCTAAGATCAGCTTCCACCATCCTGTGCTGAAGTCGTTTACGCCCATTTCTTACGCGGAAAAAATCACCGGCTACTATACGCTGCACATCCAGCTGGACGGGATTTACTTCCTGATCTCTATTCTCTGGTTAGTCGCCCTCTATTTGTTCGGGACCTGGCTACTTTGCCGCTATGCCAAAAAACAGCTCGACCGTAACCGGTCGCTGTCTCACGATAATATGACCGATGCGATGACCGGCCTGTATAACCGTAAAGTGCTGACTTCTTCGCTTGAGCAGAAGATTCACGCGCTGCTGAGTAATAACATTGCCGTAACGGTTATTTCTATTGATAGCGACGGGCTGAAGAAGATTAACGATACGCTCGGGCATCACATGGGTGACCGGGCCATACAGTACCTGGGCAGGGCGCTCGCGCAATCCATTCGCAAAAGCGACTACGGCATTCGCCTTGGCGGGGATGAGTTCAGTTTGATTCTGATTGATTACAGCCTGACAAAATCTAACGAAGTTATCACGCGTATTCATGATTACCTTCTGACCATCGATGAAGACAAACTGGTCGGGTTTTCCTACGGAAGCTATCAGATGGCAGCCGGTGATACGTTAGAAACCGCGCTTCTTAAGGCGGATGAACTGCTGTATCAGCATAAGCGTAATAAGTATGGGGAAAAGGGCTCCAGCCGATAA
- a CDS encoding (2Fe-2S)-binding protein, whose protein sequence is MSTIKVKVNGKLVEAKVEGNMRLLDLVRNTLRLTATKEGCSIGECGACTVIMDGNAVCSCLVLAEQCDEAEITTLEGLNDNPVTQKLQEAFVEKGGVQCGFCTPGVLVSTTALLEKEPQPSDEQLKDVLEGNICRCTGYQPILDSIHHALKS, encoded by the coding sequence ATGAGCACAATTAAAGTAAAGGTCAACGGCAAGCTGGTTGAAGCCAAAGTGGAGGGCAATATGCGCCTGTTGGATCTGGTCCGCAATACATTGCGGCTGACAGCCACAAAAGAAGGCTGCTCCATTGGGGAATGCGGCGCGTGTACGGTCATTATGGACGGTAACGCGGTCTGCTCCTGCCTGGTACTGGCAGAGCAGTGCGATGAGGCGGAAATCACCACCCTGGAGGGGCTGAACGATAATCCTGTCACGCAGAAATTGCAGGAGGCATTTGTTGAAAAAGGCGGTGTACAGTGCGGCTTTTGTACGCCGGGTGTGCTGGTCAGCACCACCGCGCTGCTGGAAAAAGAACCGCAGCCCAGCGACGAACAGCTTAAAGATGTACTGGAAGGAAATATCTGCCGCTGTACCGGCTATCAGCCTATTCTCGACTCCATTCACCACGCGTTAAAATCCTGA
- a CDS encoding molybdopterin cofactor-binding domain-containing protein: MCALRSASPGRVDGVAKVKGTAIYGDDITLPDMLYGVCRYADIPAGKIDQLDLSEALAVEGVVKIATWQDIPGTPVVGVIVKDYLPIIKDEVVFHGDVIAVVAATTYEAACTAADKIHVRYTPYTPLTDVEAALAPDARCIHPERSDNIAAHHHTLKGDVEKGFAQSRHILEREYEVGFQEHAYIEPEVVLTWLDPTDGSLIISGSVQNPHRVRGFVAKFMGCPQSMINVKRAVMGGSFGGKDDVIDHLACRSALLTHLTGKPVKFAYTREQSIIESCKRHPYKMKYKVGLDDSGRIQAIKVDILADSGGYAASSPFVTWRSSVQAAGPYAIPNVHIDVTAVYTNNSYTSAMRGFGSPQVVYAHESLMDEIAEYLKMSPVTVREINALRQGDASITGQVFDQHTVSAHEVLAKATDSAEFMAKRKHYQALNEKGGVYRYGIGLALSYRGCSIGAEGVDTSTALIQVNEDGSVSLSTSVSENGQGLQTTMTLIAAEAFGIEMSEFHFMEPPTSVIGDGGSTAATRGTMVGGGAIIDAAQKIKRRILGVVGESIGVAHLEDTLWQGGFIINKHDNSQRIDFKSAVNKTKWASVSLTEYGWFVPPPIHWDEEKGCGSPYFTWVYGCQVAEVRVNISTGKTDLLHVTAAHDVGQVLNPVGFEGQVCGGVAQGFGYALLEDFNIEHGQVKSENFDSYLLPTIKDIPPITVIGVENPDKAGPLGAKGIGEPATELVAAAINNAVSFALGTRFNKLPLTLEQVILGYNLKKPARQSELMIEPGNKKQVLRLTDVTVTRPGTLSEALELLKSDGVTAIAGGTDVIVQGRMQTRAMKLVDISRLGELTQVIEDTQSHEISIGAAVTFNRITENTLLRERYPLLVQACHTVGSHQIRNRATIGGNIVNAAPCGDSIPPAILYDGSIELQSHRGVRRMSLGEFLISGYKTQREPDELLTRLILPPPTKPDAKGFYHQLGRRNALNITRQSLTMLLEIADDGTVSYCRLVDGALFSKPQRLIDVERCLLGQRLNPATIDSACEVLDKLIYAAIGKRWSAAYKQPVFISMFRDMMAQALEK, encoded by the coding sequence ATGTGTGCTTTGCGTTCAGCGTCGCCAGGACGCGTGGATGGAGTGGCAAAGGTCAAAGGAACGGCCATCTACGGCGATGATATTACTTTGCCGGATATGTTATACGGCGTCTGTCGTTATGCGGATATTCCGGCAGGGAAAATAGATCAGCTCGACTTAAGCGAAGCGCTGGCGGTCGAGGGGGTGGTTAAAATTGCCACCTGGCAGGACATCCCCGGCACGCCGGTTGTTGGTGTTATCGTCAAAGATTACCTGCCAATTATTAAGGATGAGGTGGTTTTTCACGGCGACGTTATTGCGGTAGTTGCCGCTACTACCTATGAAGCGGCCTGCACAGCGGCCGACAAAATCCACGTACGCTATACGCCATACACGCCATTGACCGATGTTGAAGCTGCGCTTGCGCCAGACGCGCGCTGCATTCATCCGGAACGCAGCGACAATATTGCCGCGCATCATCACACCCTCAAAGGTGATGTTGAAAAAGGCTTCGCGCAGTCGCGTCATATCCTCGAGCGCGAATATGAAGTGGGTTTTCAGGAGCATGCTTATATTGAACCCGAGGTGGTGCTAACCTGGCTTGACCCGACCGACGGCAGCCTGATTATTTCTGGCTCGGTGCAAAACCCGCACCGCGTTCGCGGTTTCGTCGCTAAGTTCATGGGCTGCCCGCAAAGCATGATCAACGTAAAACGCGCCGTTATGGGGGGCTCGTTCGGCGGCAAAGATGATGTTATTGACCATCTGGCCTGCCGTTCGGCTCTGCTGACGCATCTGACCGGGAAACCGGTGAAATTTGCCTACACGCGCGAACAGTCAATTATCGAAAGCTGCAAACGCCATCCATATAAAATGAAATACAAGGTCGGGCTGGACGACAGCGGCCGTATCCAGGCCATTAAAGTTGATATCCTGGCCGACAGCGGTGGCTATGCGGCTTCGTCACCGTTTGTCACCTGGCGTTCGTCAGTGCAGGCCGCAGGCCCATACGCCATCCCAAACGTGCATATCGACGTCACGGCGGTGTACACCAACAACAGTTACACCTCCGCGATGCGCGGCTTCGGTTCTCCGCAGGTGGTTTACGCTCACGAATCACTAATGGATGAGATTGCTGAGTATCTGAAGATGTCGCCTGTCACGGTGCGCGAAATTAACGCCTTACGCCAGGGCGATGCGTCGATTACCGGCCAGGTGTTTGACCAACATACGGTTTCCGCGCATGAAGTGCTGGCAAAGGCTACCGATTCGGCCGAGTTTATGGCGAAACGAAAACATTATCAGGCGCTTAACGAGAAGGGCGGCGTCTACCGTTACGGTATTGGCCTGGCGTTGAGCTATCGCGGGTGCTCGATCGGTGCTGAAGGGGTTGATACCTCAACGGCGCTGATTCAGGTCAACGAAGACGGTAGCGTCAGCCTTTCGACGTCGGTGTCGGAAAACGGACAGGGGCTGCAAACCACGATGACGTTGATTGCCGCCGAAGCGTTTGGCATCGAAATGAGCGAGTTTCATTTTATGGAGCCGCCAACTTCGGTCATCGGCGACGGGGGCTCCACGGCGGCGACGCGCGGAACAATGGTCGGCGGCGGAGCGATTATTGATGCTGCGCAGAAGATCAAACGGCGCATTCTCGGCGTCGTCGGTGAGAGCATCGGGGTAGCTCATCTTGAGGATACGCTGTGGCAGGGCGGCTTTATTATCAACAAACATGATAATAGCCAGCGTATCGACTTCAAATCGGCGGTGAATAAAACTAAGTGGGCCAGCGTGAGCCTGACTGAATACGGTTGGTTTGTGCCGCCGCCCATTCACTGGGATGAAGAAAAAGGCTGTGGCAGCCCGTATTTTACCTGGGTTTACGGCTGCCAGGTGGCCGAGGTGCGGGTGAATATCAGCACCGGTAAAACTGACTTGCTGCATGTTACTGCCGCCCACGATGTCGGCCAGGTTCTTAACCCGGTCGGGTTTGAGGGGCAGGTCTGTGGCGGCGTGGCACAGGGCTTTGGCTATGCTCTGTTAGAGGATTTCAACATTGAGCACGGGCAGGTGAAGTCCGAGAACTTTGACAGCTATCTGCTGCCGACGATCAAAGATATTCCCCCGATTACCGTTATCGGCGTTGAGAACCCGGACAAGGCCGGCCCGCTAGGCGCGAAAGGGATTGGCGAGCCTGCCACGGAGTTAGTCGCCGCGGCCATCAATAACGCGGTGAGCTTTGCGCTGGGGACTCGTTTCAACAAGCTGCCGTTAACCCTGGAGCAGGTGATTCTGGGTTATAACCTGAAAAAACCGGCTCGTCAGAGTGAATTGATGATCGAGCCTGGGAATAAGAAACAGGTATTACGTCTGACGGATGTCACCGTGACGCGGCCTGGAACGCTAAGTGAGGCCCTGGAACTGCTAAAAAGTGACGGTGTCACGGCTATTGCCGGCGGCACGGACGTGATTGTGCAGGGGCGCATGCAAACCCGGGCCATGAAGCTGGTGGATATTTCGCGCCTCGGCGAGCTGACGCAGGTGATCGAAGATACACAATCGCATGAAATTTCTATTGGTGCGGCAGTAACGTTCAACCGCATTACCGAAAATACGCTGCTTCGAGAACGTTATCCGCTGTTGGTACAGGCTTGCCACACGGTGGGCTCGCACCAGATTCGTAACCGGGCGACCATCGGCGGCAATATCGTCAACGCCGCACCTTGTGGTGATTCCATTCCACCGGCCATCCTCTACGACGGCAGCATTGAGCTGCAGTCTCATCGCGGCGTGCGCCGGATGTCGCTGGGTGAGTTTCTGATCTCGGGGTACAAAACTCAGCGAGAGCCTGATGAGCTATTAACCCGTCTTATTCTGCCGCCGCCGACAAAACCTGACGCTAAAGGCTTTTACCATCAGCTGGGTCGCCGAAACGCGCTGAATATTACTCGTCAAAGCCTGACCATGCTGCTGGAAATTGCCGACGACGGCACGGTGAGCTACTGCCGGCTGGTTGATGGTGCGCTGTTCAGCAAGCCTCAGCGACTTATTGATGTTGAACGCTGCCTGCTGGGCCAACGGCTAAACCCGGCCACTATCGACAGTGCCTGCGAGGTACTCGACAAGCTGATTTACGCCGCTATCGGTAAACGCTGGTCTGCGGCCTATAAGCAGCCGGTGTTTATCAGCATGTTCCGCGACATGATGGCGCAAGCGTTGGAAAAATAA
- the fdhF gene encoding formate dehydrogenase subunit alpha, which translates to MKKVTTVCPYCAAGCKLQLVVENGKIVRAEAAMGKNNQGTLCLKGYYGWDFVHDTRILTPRLQTPMIRRRRGGKLESVPWDEALDYVATRLTEIKEKYGPDAIQTTGSSRGTGNETNYVMQKFARAVIGTNNVDCCARVUHGPSVAGLHQSVGNGAMSNAITEIDNSDLVFIFGYNPADSHPIVANHVLNAKRNGAKIIVCDPRRIETARIADMHLALNNGSNIALLNALGHVIIAEALYDNAFVAQRSEGFDEYRKIVAGYTPESVEAITGVSAQEIRTCARLYATAKSATILWGMGVTQFYQGVETVRSLTSLAILTGNLGKPGVGVNPVRGQNNVQGACDMGALPDTFPGYQFVKVPENREKFARAWGVESLPAHTGYRISELPHRAEHGEVRAAYIMGEDPLQTDAELSAVRKAFETLELVIVQDIFMTKTAAAADVILPSTSWGEHEGVYTAADRGFQRFFKAVEPEWDLKTDWQIISEIATRMGYPMQYNNTQEIWDELRHLCPDFYGATYEKMGELGYLQWPCRDESDTDQGTSYLFKEAFSTPNGLAQFFTCDWVAPLDKLSDEFPMVLSTVREVGHYSCRSMTGNCSALSTLADEPGYAQINTLDAARLGIVDEALVWVNSRKGRIITRAKVSERPNKGAIYMTYQWWIGACNELVTENLSPITKTPEYKYCAVRVEPIADQQAAEQYVVDEYRKLKARLRESAVG; encoded by the coding sequence ATGAAAAAAGTGACCACCGTATGCCCATACTGTGCCGCAGGCTGCAAGCTGCAGCTGGTGGTAGAGAATGGGAAGATCGTGCGCGCTGAAGCGGCGATGGGCAAAAATAACCAAGGTACGCTGTGCCTGAAAGGCTATTACGGCTGGGACTTTGTCCACGATACCCGCATTTTGACGCCGCGCCTGCAAACCCCAATGATCCGCCGCCGCCGAGGCGGCAAGCTGGAGTCCGTACCCTGGGATGAGGCGCTTGATTATGTGGCTACTCGCCTCACCGAGATTAAAGAAAAGTATGGTCCGGATGCTATCCAGACCACCGGTTCTTCCCGAGGTACGGGCAATGAAACCAATTACGTGATGCAAAAATTCGCCCGGGCGGTGATTGGCACCAATAACGTGGATTGCTGCGCGCGCGTCTGACACGGCCCTTCGGTTGCAGGTCTGCACCAGTCGGTCGGTAACGGCGCAATGAGCAATGCCATCACTGAGATTGATAACAGCGATTTAGTGTTTATCTTCGGCTATAACCCGGCAGATTCACACCCTATCGTGGCAAATCACGTCCTGAATGCTAAACGCAACGGCGCTAAGATTATTGTCTGCGATCCCCGGCGAATTGAAACCGCTCGCATCGCGGATATGCACCTGGCGCTGAACAACGGCTCTAACATTGCGCTCCTTAATGCGCTTGGGCACGTCATTATTGCTGAGGCTCTCTACGACAACGCGTTTGTTGCCCAGCGTTCTGAAGGTTTTGATGAATATCGTAAAATCGTGGCGGGCTATACGCCGGAATCCGTTGAGGCTATTACCGGAGTCAGCGCGCAAGAAATTCGCACCTGCGCTCGACTGTACGCCACGGCTAAGTCCGCCACCATTCTATGGGGAATGGGGGTGACCCAGTTTTATCAAGGTGTTGAAACAGTAAGATCGTTAACAAGCCTGGCTATTTTAACCGGCAATCTCGGTAAACCGGGCGTGGGCGTTAACCCTGTGCGTGGGCAGAATAACGTTCAGGGCGCCTGCGATATGGGCGCGTTACCTGATACTTTCCCTGGCTATCAGTTCGTTAAGGTTCCGGAAAACAGAGAAAAGTTTGCCCGGGCATGGGGAGTAGAAAGCTTACCTGCCCATACGGGCTATCGCATCAGTGAACTGCCGCATCGCGCTGAACACGGCGAAGTGCGAGCAGCCTACATTATGGGGGAAGATCCGCTGCAAACCGACGCCGAACTTTCGGCGGTGCGTAAGGCGTTTGAGACGCTGGAGCTGGTCATCGTACAGGATATTTTCATGACTAAAACGGCAGCGGCGGCCGATGTTATTCTGCCCTCCACGTCCTGGGGCGAGCATGAAGGTGTCTACACTGCGGCGGACAGAGGCTTTCAGCGCTTCTTTAAGGCGGTGGAGCCAGAGTGGGATCTCAAAACCGACTGGCAGATTATCAGTGAAATTGCCACCCGGATGGGCTACCCGATGCAGTACAACAATACTCAGGAAATCTGGGATGAGCTGCGGCATCTGTGCCCGGATTTCTACGGTGCTACCTACGAGAAAATGGGCGAACTTGGCTACCTGCAGTGGCCATGCCGTGATGAGTCGGATACGGACCAGGGGACGTCTTATCTGTTTAAAGAGGCATTTTCGACGCCGAACGGCCTGGCGCAGTTCTTTACCTGCGACTGGGTTGCGCCCCTCGATAAACTTAGCGACGAGTTTCCGATGGTGCTTTCAACGGTGCGTGAGGTTGGCCACTACTCTTGCCGTTCGATGACCGGCAACTGTTCTGCACTGTCGACCCTGGCCGATGAGCCAGGCTATGCGCAAATCAACACCCTGGATGCCGCACGGCTGGGTATTGTTGATGAAGCGCTAGTGTGGGTGAACTCTCGCAAGGGGCGCATTATCACCCGTGCAAAAGTCAGCGAGCGGCCCAATAAAGGCGCAATTTACATGACATACCAATGGTGGATTGGTGCCTGTAATGAGCTGGTAACGGAGAATCTTAGCCCGATAACCAAAACGCCGGAGTACAAGTATTGCGCCGTTCGCGTTGAGCCGATTGCTGACCAACAGGCCGCCGAGCAGTACGTAGTGGATGAGTATCGCAAATTGAAGGCGCGGCTGCGGGAAAGCGCGGTGGGCTAA